The Sphingopyxis sp. BE259 nucleotide sequence CCGCAAACCGCGGCGCTCAAGTCGGTGGTCGAGGGCGTGTTCGCCGTCGCGATGAAGCTGATCGGGCTGGTCATTCAACTCGCGCCGATCGCGATCTTCTGTTTCATGTTCAATCTGGCGTCGCAGTTCGGGTGGGAGCTGATCATCCGCCTGTCGGCCTTTGTCGGGGTCGTGCTGCTGGCGCTCGCGCTTCAGATGTTCGTGGTGTTCCCGATCATCCTGAAGACACTGGCGAAGAAATCGCCGGTCGCCTTTTTTCGCGAGACGCAGGAGGCCTTTGTCATGGCCTTTGCCACCGCGTCGTCGAACGCGACCTTGCCGACCGCGCTGCGTGTCGCGCACGACCGGTTGCATCTGCCCGACCGGGTCGCGCGCTTTGTGCTGACCATCGGCGCGACCGCGAACCAGAATGGCACTGCGATGTTCGAGGGGGTGACGGTGATCTTCCTCGCGCAATTTTTTGGCATCGACCTGACGCTGACGCAGCAGATTTTCGTGATGCTGATCTGCATATTGGGCGGCATTGGCACTGCCGGAGTACCGGCGGGATCGCTGCCGGTGATTGCGCTGATCCTGGCGTCGGTCGGCATCCCACCTGAGGGGATCGGACTGATCCTGGGCGTCGACCGCTTCCTCGATATGTGCCGCACGACGCTCAATGTCATCGGCGATCTGGTCGCCGCGACGGTGGTGTCGGCGGGCGTGGCAGACGAAGCCGAATCGCCGTCCGCGGCGTCCACTTCCTAGTGTTGGCAGGTTAGTCTTCGCGTACCTTGTTTTGGCGGTCGGCGCGGCTTACCGGGGCCGGGCGGGGTTCAGGCGCCGCGGCGGGCGGCGGGGCAGCGCGCGGCGGGGCTGCGGCGGGCCGCGGTGCGGCGCGAACCGGCGGGGCCGACTGCGCCGTGGGGGGCTGGCGGACCACCGGCGCAGGCCGATCGGCGCGCGCGGGGCGCCGGATGTCCGCGCCCGGTCGCGGAGCCGAAAATATCTCGCCCGGCTCGGTCGCAGGCAGGTTACGGATCGGACGCGGACGACCGACGCCATTTTGCGGTTCGGGACGTGGACGGCCGCTGGTCCAATCGGGACGGCCGGGATTGCCGCTGACCGGCGGTGTGCCACCATTGCCGTCGCCGGGCCCGCGTCCGGGGCGTGTCCCGCGAGGGCCATCACTATCATTGCGGTCACCGCGGTTCCAGCCGCCGGGGCGGCCCGGACGTCCATCACCGGGACGGCCGTCGCTATCGCCGCGGTGCCATCCGCCGGGGCGGCCCGGCTGGCCATCGCCGCGTCCACCATGATGTTTCCACCAGGCGCGGCGGCCGCC carries:
- a CDS encoding dicarboxylate/amino acid:cation symporter, with product MAEAAAIDEADRDAVRARRLRWRMLVGFLAGLIVGLAVHYGAPDASWVAAITTYVTGPLGQIFLRLLFMLVIPLLVSALIVGVADMGEMRALKSIGVRTLIYTVIVAAISVAVSLLVVNLLQPGAGVDPALARSLIAEGAEGAKAITERAGEAKTGMDAVVAIVPDNFVAAMSANDVLAVMFFALFFGVGLMLVQTPQTAALKSVVEGVFAVAMKLIGLVIQLAPIAIFCFMFNLASQFGWELIIRLSAFVGVVLLALALQMFVVFPIILKTLAKKSPVAFFRETQEAFVMAFATASSNATLPTALRVAHDRLHLPDRVARFVLTIGATANQNGTAMFEGVTVIFLAQFFGIDLTLTQQIFVMLICILGGIGTAGVPAGSLPVIALILASVGIPPEGIGLILGVDRFLDMCRTTLNVIGDLVAATVVSAGVADEAESPSAASTS